In Marinilabiliales bacterium, the genomic stretch TGGATGGGAGGAGAGGATACGGGAAAAGACCGGGCTGATAATCGACCCCTACTTTTCGGCTACGGCAATAAGCTGGATACTCGACAACGTGCCCGGCGCAAGGGAAAAAGCTGAGAGAGGCGAGCTGCTGTTCGGCACGACCGACTCCTGGCTTATATGGAACCTGACGGGCGGCAGGGTCCATGCCACCGATTATTCGAATGCCTGCAGGACCATGCTGTTCAATATAAACACGCTGTCGTGGGACAACGAAATAATGGACGAGCTGGGCATCCCGCTGTCGATGGCCCCTGAAGTCAGGTTTTCCGATGACAAGTTTGGAGAGACGACTGCGGCGGGGACTTTCAGCCGGCCGGTACCAATTACCGGGGTGATGGGCGATTCGCACGCGGCCCTGTTCGGGCAGCTATGCTTCACACCGGGAATGACCAAGGCCACCTACGGCACCGGTTCGTCTATCATGATGAATATCGGCACAAAACCGCTTCCGGCGCCGCGGGGACTGGTAACATCGATAGGTTATGGCGTAAAAGGGTCGGTGGCATATGTGTTTGAAGGTAATATACACTCCACCGGCTCGGCCATCAAATGGCTGAGGGATGACCTGCAGCTTATCGGCTCGGTTGAGGAGACTGCAGAGATTGCCGCCTCGGTCGGTTCAACTGAGGGTGTTTATCTTGTTCCCGCTTTCGCGGGACTCGGTGCGCCCTACTGGAGCCACCGGGCAAGGGCTATGATCTGCGGCATGACCTTTAGCACCCGTAAGGCTCATGTGGTGAGGGCGGCGCTTGAATCGATCGCCTACCAGGTGAAGGACCTGGTCGACCTCATGAAGGAGGGCGCCGGTATTGATGATATCGAGCTGAGGGTTGACGGCGGCCCGGTAAAGAACGACTTCCTGATGCAGTTCCAGGCAGATATACTTGGCGGGGTGATCAACAGGAGCTCTGTTGAAGAAGCTTCAGCCTCAGGTGTTATGCTGGCAGCGGGACTGTATCTGCGGTGGTGGAATAAGCCTGAAGAACTGAGTGAATTAAGAAAAGGAGAGCTTATAAAAGGCAGCATACCCAAAGGCCGGGCAGACGATCTTTACTCCGGCTGGAAGACCGCCGTTGCCAGGACATTATTTAAGGGTGAACGGTAATGGTTGCTTTTCA encodes the following:
- the glpK gene encoding glycerol kinase; its protein translation is MSQPAILAIDQSTSATKAVLFDRGASVVARLSKEHAQIYPQPGWVEHDAEEIMANTLEVIGGITSGQPDAGIVAIAITNQRETAVVWDGKTGKPLYNAIVWQCNRGAERCDRLRQDGWEERIREKTGLIIDPYFSATAISWILDNVPGAREKAERGELLFGTTDSWLIWNLTGGRVHATDYSNACRTMLFNINTLSWDNEIMDELGIPLSMAPEVRFSDDKFGETTAAGTFSRPVPITGVMGDSHAALFGQLCFTPGMTKATYGTGSSIMMNIGTKPLPAPRGLVTSIGYGVKGSVAYVFEGNIHSTGSAIKWLRDDLQLIGSVEETAEIAASVGSTEGVYLVPAFAGLGAPYWSHRARAMICGMTFSTRKAHVVRAALESIAYQVKDLVDLMKEGAGIDDIELRVDGGPVKNDFLMQFQADILGGVINRSSVEEASASGVMLAAGLYLRWWNKPEELSELRKGELIKGSIPKGRADDLYSGWKTAVARTLFKGER